In Methanobacterium sp. Maddingley MBC34, the sequence AATTTACAGATATAAAAAAGGTTAAAGACATTAAAAAAGGGCACAGGGAATATAAAAAAAATATTGGGATTTGAATAGATAACAGATTTTGGTTTTAGATTAAAAGGTTATATTCTGGTGATCCTGTGGGAAATAAACTTTATCTGAGTATTATAACAATTATAATGTTATTTTTCATCGTCACAGGCATAGGGGCATCCTCTGCTGTGGATAAAAGTTATTCAATTCCATCCATAGATATGGATCTTTTCATAAAGGATGATGGAACCCTCCATGTTAAGGAAACATTACACTACTCCTTCAGTGGAACTTCCAATGAAGTTTACAGAAATATACTCATAAAAGACCAGACTAAACTGGAAAATCTTAAGATTTCCACTCCAGGGGTTTATTCTAATTACACAGTCAATGATAAAGCTAATTCCAAATATATTACCATTGATTTATACTCTAATCCTTCTAAAACAATCCCTATTTCTGGTAGGAATGTTGATATTAGCATTGAATACGATTTTTTGAATGTGGTAAAATTTTACAATGATCTGGCCCAACTCCATTATGACATTATGGATGAGGGATTGGCTGCGGGTGTGGGTCAGGTAAATACCAGAATACATCTTGCATCGAGTGAGGGAGTAAAATATGTGTTCAATTCTCAGGACAATACTCTAAATTCCACCTGGAATGGGAATACACTGGAAGTAACCACTAAAAATATCATTCCCAGCTCTTTAGAATTAATAATGGTTATACCTAAAAGTCAATTCATGGAAAATCCTCCCAACGTAGTTAAAGTCAATCAGGATATTTTACCAGAAATAGAGAAAATGCAGAAGGACTACCAGAACCTGGTGAACTATAAAACAACTGCTTATTATTTGGTAGCAATACTAATGGGTTTTGCATGCTTTATCCCCTTAATCATTTATCTAATTTATGGTAGGGAGCCTAAAATTGATTATAATGCGGAATATGAAAGAGATCTGCCCACTGATGATCCCCCTGCAATTGTAAATGCCATATCTGGGAAATTATGGGGTAAAGAAGTGGGAGAACCAGATATGGATGGGTTCAGGGCAACAATAATGGACTTGATCCATCGTGGTTATCTGGTGATGGAAAATATCCCCTCAGAAAGTGGAAAAATTAATTCTCAATCTATTTCATTCAGAATTAATGATGATAAAGATATAAGCAAGCTCAAAACTTTTGAGAGTGATATCATTAACTTTTTCAGTTACTTTGAAGAAGAAGATGGTTTAATCTACCTGAATGAGATTAAAAAGAATTTAAACAGCGTAATTATCATGTCTGGAAATACAGAGAGCCTGAAAGATGATGAATTCGTAACATTTCGAGATGTGTATGGCAAGTGGAAGAATGATTTAATCAACGAGTTTTTAGATGAAGAGGCCATGTCTGGGGTATTTCAAAAGAGGGGAGATAAATATCTTAAAATTTTTGCAGTAATCACACTTATTACCGGTATAATCGGTTTATTTGCCTCAGCCGTCGATCCATTACCTGCTGCCAGATATGTTTCATATTCCTCATTTATTCTGTTGCTGGTGGGATTGGCTTCCTTCATAATGCCTCAAAAAATAGCTGGGCAGTGGACCACTTATGGTGAGGAATATGATGCAAGATGGCATAATTTTGCAAAGTATATCCAGGATTTCAGCCTCATAAAGGACCAACCACCCGAATCCATTGAAACCTGGGATAAATACCTGGTATATGCCAGTGCACTGGGA encodes:
- a CDS encoding putative membrane protein (PFAM: Predicted membrane protein (DUF2207)) — its product is MLFFIVTGIGASSAVDKSYSIPSIDMDLFIKDDGTLHVKETLHYSFSGTSNEVYRNILIKDQTKLENLKISTPGVYSNYTVNDKANSKYITIDLYSNPSKTIPISGRNVDISIEYDFLNVVKFYNDLAQLHYDIMDEGLAAGVGQVNTRIHLASSEGVKYVFNSQDNTLNSTWNGNTLEVTTKNIIPSSLELIMVIPKSQFMENPPNVVKVNQDILPEIEKMQKDYQNLVNYKTTAYYLVAILMGFACFIPLIIYLIYGREPKIDYNAEYERDLPTDDPPAIVNAISGKLWGKEVGEPDMDGFRATIMDLIHRGYLVMENIPSESGKINSQSISFRINDDKDISKLKTFESDIINFFSYFEEEDGLIYLNEIKKNLNSVIIMSGNTESLKDDEFVTFRDVYGKWKNDLINEFLDEEAMSGVFQKRGDKYLKIFAVITLITGIIGLFASAVDPLPAARYVSYSSFILLLVGLASFIMPQKIAGQWTTYGEEYDARWHNFAKYIQDFSLIKDQPPESIETWDKYLVYASALGIANKVRKSMEMVLPPEEAGGKVYQFHYSGGYCELSKSLDEGIADNKKRNSLLR